From Nonlabens sp. Ci31, the proteins below share one genomic window:
- the rpoB gene encoding DNA-directed RNA polymerase subunit beta — translation MLATNTERINFSTVTNKAEYPDLLDIQIKSFQDFFQLETKSDKREVEGLYNTFMENFPITDTRNQFVLEFLDYFVDPPRYSIQECIERGLTYSVPLKSRLKLYCTDPEHEDFETIVQDVYLGTIPYMTPSGTFCINGAERVVVSQLHRSPGVFFGQSFHANGTKLYSARVIPFKGSWIEFATDINSVMYAYIDRKKKLPVTTLFRAIGFERDKDILGIFDLAEEVKASKTGLKKYLGRKLAARVLRTWHEDFVDEDTGEVVSIERNEIVLDRDTILEKEHIDEILESQAKTILLHKEDNMSADYAIIHNTLQKDPTNSEKEAVEHIYRQLRNAEPPDEETARGIIDKLFFSDQRYNLGEVGRYRMNKKLGLDIPMDKQVLTKEDIITIIKHLIMLINSKAEIDDIDHLSNRRVRTVGEQLSQQFGVGLARMARTIRERMNVRDNEVFTPIDLINAKTLSSVINSFFGTNQLSQFMDQTNPLAEITHKRRLSALGPGGLSRERAGFEVRDVHYTHYGRLCPIETPEGPNIGLISSLAVFAKVNGMGFIETPYRKVTNGVVNLEDEPTYLSAEEEEGLHIAQANLPLTNGRIDQEKVIARMEGDFPVIDATEVVYADVAPNQIASISASLIPFLEHDDANRALMGSNMMRQAVPLLRVDAPIVGTGLERQVASDSRVLINAEGDGVVVYVDSQKVVIRYDRTEREALVSFEPEDTSYNLIKFRKTNQGTSITLKPIVQKGDRVDKGQVLCQGYATEAGELALGRNMKVAFMPWKGYNFEDAIVISEKVVREDIFTSIHVDEYSLEVRDTKLGNEELTADIPNVSEEATADLDEHGMIRVGAEVKPGDILIGKITPKGESDPTPEEKLLRAIFGDKAGDVKDASLKASPSLRGVVIDKKLFSRAVKDKRKRAQDKEDIARLEQEYQGKFDGLQERLIEKLFEIVSGKTSQGVFNDLGEEVLPKGKKYTLKMLNSVDDFTHLTSGTWTTGGEVNDMVADLLHNYKIKENDLQGSLRREKFTISVGDELPAGIIKLAKVYIAKKRKLKVGDKMAGRHGNKGIVARIVRQEDMPFLEDGTPVDIVLNPLGVPSRMNIGQIYETVLGWAGEKLGKKFATPIFDGATLDQINGYTDEAGIPRFGHTYLFDGGTGERFDQPATVGIIYMLKLGHMVDDKMHARSIGPYSLITQQPLGGKAQFGGQRFGEMEVWALEAYGASSTLREILTVKSDDVIGRAKTYEAIVKGEPMPEPGLPESFNVLMHELKGLGLDLRLED, via the coding sequence ATGCTAGCAACAAACACAGAAAGAATTAATTTTTCAACGGTAACTAATAAGGCAGAATACCCTGACCTGCTGGATATCCAAATAAAATCCTTTCAGGACTTTTTTCAGTTAGAGACTAAATCGGACAAAAGAGAAGTAGAAGGCCTTTATAATACCTTCATGGAAAATTTTCCTATCACTGATACTCGTAATCAGTTCGTATTGGAATTTCTTGATTACTTCGTAGATCCACCTCGTTATTCTATTCAAGAATGTATAGAACGTGGACTTACTTACAGCGTGCCTCTTAAATCGCGCTTGAAATTATATTGTACTGATCCAGAACATGAAGATTTTGAAACCATCGTTCAAGATGTATATCTTGGTACTATTCCTTACATGACTCCATCCGGTACTTTTTGTATCAATGGTGCAGAGCGTGTGGTAGTATCTCAATTACACAGATCTCCTGGTGTCTTTTTTGGACAGTCATTCCATGCAAATGGAACTAAATTATACTCTGCCCGTGTTATTCCTTTTAAGGGATCATGGATAGAATTTGCGACAGATATTAACAGTGTCATGTATGCTTATATCGATCGTAAAAAGAAATTACCTGTAACAACACTTTTCCGTGCTATCGGTTTTGAAAGAGATAAGGATATCCTTGGAATCTTTGATCTTGCCGAAGAAGTTAAAGCTAGTAAAACAGGACTTAAAAAGTACTTAGGACGCAAGCTCGCTGCTCGTGTACTAAGAACATGGCATGAAGATTTTGTTGATGAAGATACTGGTGAAGTTGTTTCTATCGAACGTAATGAAATCGTTCTTGATCGCGATACCATTCTTGAAAAAGAACATATCGATGAGATTCTTGAATCTCAAGCTAAGACCATACTTCTTCATAAAGAAGATAATATGTCTGCTGATTATGCCATCATCCACAATACATTACAAAAGGATCCTACCAATTCTGAAAAGGAAGCCGTAGAACATATATACAGACAATTACGTAATGCTGAGCCGCCTGATGAAGAAACAGCTCGTGGAATTATAGATAAATTATTTTTCTCTGATCAGAGATATAATTTAGGCGAGGTAGGTCGTTACCGTATGAATAAAAAACTAGGTCTTGATATTCCTATGGATAAGCAAGTGCTTACCAAAGAAGATATCATTACCATTATTAAGCACTTGATTATGTTGATCAACTCTAAAGCAGAGATTGATGATATTGATCACTTGTCTAACCGTCGCGTACGTACCGTTGGTGAGCAGTTGTCTCAACAATTTGGTGTGGGACTTGCCCGTATGGCTCGTACTATTCGTGAGCGTATGAACGTAAGAGATAACGAGGTATTTACACCTATTGACCTTATTAATGCAAAGACGCTGTCTTCCGTTATTAATTCTTTCTTTGGTACCAACCAGTTGTCTCAGTTTATGGATCAAACAAATCCATTAGCAGAGATTACGCACAAACGTAGATTATCAGCACTAGGACCTGGTGGACTTTCAAGAGAAAGAGCAGGATTTGAGGTACGAGATGTACATTATACACACTACGGAAGACTTTGCCCAATTGAAACACCTGAAGGGCCGAATATCGGTTTGATCTCTTCACTTGCAGTATTTGCAAAAGTGAATGGAATGGGATTCATTGAGACTCCTTATAGAAAAGTTACTAATGGTGTTGTAAACTTAGAAGATGAGCCTACTTATCTAAGTGCTGAAGAAGAAGAAGGACTTCACATTGCACAAGCTAACTTACCTCTTACTAATGGTAGGATAGATCAAGAAAAGGTAATTGCACGTATGGAAGGCGACTTCCCGGTAATTGATGCTACTGAAGTTGTTTATGCTGACGTTGCTCCTAATCAGATCGCATCCATTTCAGCATCCTTAATTCCTTTCTTGGAACATGATGATGCCAACCGTGCACTGATGGGATCTAACATGATGCGTCAGGCAGTGCCGCTACTTAGAGTAGACGCTCCTATTGTAGGAACCGGTCTAGAAAGACAAGTTGCTTCAGATTCAAGAGTATTGATCAATGCAGAAGGTGATGGTGTTGTTGTGTATGTAGATTCACAAAAAGTAGTGATCAGATATGATCGCACAGAACGTGAGGCTTTGGTGAGTTTTGAGCCAGAGGACACTTCTTATAACTTGATAAAATTCCGTAAGACGAATCAAGGTACAAGTATCACATTGAAGCCTATCGTTCAAAAAGGCGACCGAGTTGATAAAGGACAAGTACTTTGCCAAGGTTATGCAACTGAAGCAGGAGAACTTGCTTTAGGTCGCAACATGAAAGTGGCATTTATGCCATGGAAAGGTTACAACTTTGAGGATGCAATCGTAATTTCTGAAAAAGTAGTTCGTGAAGATATCTTTACATCTATTCACGTAGATGAGTATTCTCTTGAAGTTAGAGATACTAAATTAGGTAATGAAGAACTTACTGCAGATATTCCTAACGTAAGTGAAGAAGCTACTGCTGACCTTGATGAACACGGAATGATACGTGTCGGAGCAGAAGTGAAGCCTGGAGATATATTAATAGGTAAAATTACTCCTAAAGGAGAAAGTGACCCTACTCCAGAAGAAAAACTTCTTAGAGCTATTTTCGGTGATAAAGCTGGTGATGTAAAAGATGCTTCTTTAAAAGCTTCTCCATCACTAAGAGGTGTAGTTATCGATAAGAAACTATTCTCCCGTGCTGTAAAAGATAAGAGAAAGAGAGCACAAGACAAAGAAGATATTGCGCGACTAGAACAAGAATATCAAGGAAAATTTGATGGTCTTCAGGAGCGTTTAATTGAAAAATTATTTGAAATTGTAAGTGGTAAAACATCGCAAGGTGTATTTAATGATCTTGGAGAAGAAGTTCTTCCAAAAGGTAAAAAATACACACTTAAAATGTTGAACTCTGTAGATGACTTTACTCATTTAACTTCAGGAACTTGGACTACAGGTGGTGAGGTGAATGATATGGTTGCCGACTTACTTCACAATTATAAGATTAAAGAAAATGATCTTCAAGGATCATTGCGTCGTGAGAAGTTTACGATCTCTGTAGGAGATGAGCTTCCGGCTGGTATTATCAAACTTGCTAAAGTTTACATCGCTAAGAAGCGTAAACTTAAAGTAGGAGATAAGATGGCAGGACGTCACGGTAACAAAGGTATCGTTGCACGTATTGTACGTCAGGAAGATATGCCTTTCCTTGAAGATGGAACTCCAGTAGATATCGTATTGAATCCGCTTGGTGTACCTTCTCGTATGAACATTGGACAGATTTATGAAACCGTACTAGGTTGGGCAGGAGAGAAATTAGGTAAGAAATTTGCCACTCCTATCTTTGATGGTGCGACATTAGATCAGATCAACGGTTATACAGATGAGGCAGGTATTCCACGTTTCGGACATACGTATCTATTTGACGGTGGTACTGGTGAGCGTTTTGATCAACCTGCAACAGTAGGTATTATCTATATGCTTAAACTAGGTCACATGGTAGATGATAAGATGCACGCGCGTTCTATCGGTCCATATTCATTGATTACACAGCAGCCACTTGGTGGTAAAGCACAATTTGGTGGTCAGCGATTTGGAGAGATGGAGGTATGGGCACTGGAAGCATATGGTGCTTCTAGTACTTTACGCGAAATCTTAACTGTAAAATCAGATGACGTTATAGGACGTGCCAAAACTTACGAAGCTATCGTAAAAGGTGAGCCTATGCCAGAACCTGGTCTTCCAGAATCATTTAATGTATTGATGCATGAGTTGAAAGGTCTAGGATTAGATCTAAGACTGGAGGATTAA
- the rplL gene encoding 50S ribosomal protein L7/L12 — protein sequence MADLKDFAEQLVNLTVKEVNELADILKDEYGIEPAAAAVAMVGPAAGGGDAVEEQTEFDVILKAAGGAKLAVVKLVKELTGAGLKDAKALVDDAPSPIKEGVSKDEAEALKAQLEAAGAEVELK from the coding sequence ATGGCAGATTTAAAAGATTTCGCTGAGCAGTTAGTTAACTTAACTGTTAAAGAAGTAAACGAATTAGCAGACATCCTTAAGGATGAGTATGGTATTGAACCAGCAGCAGCGGCAGTTGCTATGGTTGGACCAGCTGCAGGCGGCGGAGACGCTGTCGAAGAGCAAACAGAATTTGATGTAATCCTTAAAGCTGCAGGTGGTGCTAAACTAGCTGTTGTTAAACTTGTAAAAGAACTTACAGGAGCAGGATTGAAAGATGCTAAGGCACTTGTTGACGATGCGCCATCTCCAATTAAGGAAGGTGTTTCTAAAGATGAAGCTGAAGCACTTAAAGCTCAGCTGGAAGCAGCTGGTGCTGAGGTTGAGTTGAAGTAA
- the rplJ gene encoding 50S ribosomal protein L10 — translation MTREQKANVIQDLTATLGENSTIYLADISGLNASDTTNLRRACFKANITMSVVKNTLLAKAMDASDKDFGELPDLLKGNTSIMLAEVANAPAKVIENFRKKSDKPLLKGAYIEEAIYVGDDKISALSNIKSKEEMIGQIIGLLQSPAKNVISALQSGGGKLAGILKTLSER, via the coding sequence ATGACAAGAGAACAAAAAGCAAATGTTATTCAAGATTTGACTGCTACGTTAGGTGAGAATTCAACTATATATCTAGCAGACATATCTGGCTTAAATGCATCGGATACAACAAATTTACGTAGAGCTTGTTTCAAAGCTAATATAACCATGTCGGTAGTTAAGAATACCCTTCTTGCTAAGGCTATGGATGCTTCAGATAAAGACTTTGGTGAGTTACCAGATTTATTAAAAGGTAATACATCTATCATGCTTGCTGAAGTTGCAAATGCACCAGCTAAGGTTATTGAAAACTTCAGAAAGAAGTCTGATAAGCCGTTGCTTAAAGGAGCTTATATTGAGGAAGCAATTTATGTAGGTGATGATAAGATCAGTGCATTAAGTAATATCAAGTCTAAAGAAGAAATGATCGGACAAATTATCGGTCTACTTCAAAGTCCTGCTAAAAATGTGATATCAGCACTTCAATCAGGTGGTGGTAAACTCGCAGGAATACTTAAAACTCTATCTGAAAGATAG
- the rplA gene encoding 50S ribosomal protein L1: protein MAKLTKNQKENQAKIDRLKTYSVADASKLVKDVTSTKFDASVDLAVRLNVDPRKANQMVRGVVTLPHGTGKDVKVLALVTPDKEAEAIEAGADYVGLDEYLDKIKGGWTDVDVIITMPSVMGKLGPLGRILGPRGLMPNPKTGTVTMDVAKAVSEVKAGKIDFKVDKTGIIHAAVGKASFDAEKIAGNARELINTLVKLKPTTSKGIYIKSIFMSSTMSPSIEIDTKRFAED, encoded by the coding sequence ATGGCAAAATTAACAAAAAATCAAAAAGAGAATCAAGCTAAAATAGATAGGTTAAAAACTTATTCTGTTGCTGATGCCTCTAAATTAGTAAAGGATGTTACAAGCACGAAGTTTGATGCTTCTGTAGATTTAGCCGTAAGGTTAAATGTAGATCCACGTAAAGCTAACCAAATGGTTAGAGGTGTAGTTACATTACCGCACGGTACAGGTAAGGACGTTAAAGTGCTTGCATTAGTAACACCAGATAAGGAAGCTGAGGCTATAGAAGCTGGAGCTGACTATGTTGGTCTTGATGAATACTTGGATAAGATCAAAGGTGGATGGACTGATGTAGATGTAATTATTACCATGCCTAGTGTTATGGGAAAATTAGGTCCCTTAGGTCGTATACTAGGTCCTAGAGGTCTAATGCCTAACCCTAAAACTGGTACAGTTACTATGGATGTAGCAAAAGCAGTTTCGGAAGTTAAGGCTGGTAAAATTGACTTTAAAGTCGATAAGACTGGTATCATACATGCAGCAGTTGGAAAAGCATCTTTTGATGCTGAGAAAATTGCAGGTAACGCAAGAGAATTAATCAATACACTAGTTAAATTAAAACCGACAACGTCTAAAGGTATTTATATCAAAAGTATCTTCATGTCTAGTACGATGAGTCCTAGTATTGAGATAGACACTAAACGTTTTGCAGAAGACTAA
- the rplK gene encoding 50S ribosomal protein L11, with protein MAKEVSKVVKLQVRGGAANPSPPVGPALGAAGVNIMEFCKQFNARTQDKTGKILPVSITVFKDKSFDFVIKTPPAAVQILEALKLKGGSGEPNRKKVGTVSWDQIRLIAEDKMPDLNAFTVDSAMRMVAGTARSMGVNVKGGNAPA; from the coding sequence ATGGCTAAAGAAGTATCTAAGGTTGTAAAATTACAAGTTAGAGGTGGCGCAGCAAACCCATCTCCACCTGTAGGACCTGCACTTGGTGCGGCTGGTGTGAATATCATGGAGTTTTGTAAGCAGTTTAATGCTAGGACTCAGGATAAAACGGGTAAAATATTACCTGTATCGATTACAGTATTCAAGGATAAGTCCTTTGATTTTGTGATCAAAACACCTCCAGCAGCAGTACAAATCCTTGAAGCATTAAAGCTCAAGGGTGGAAGTGGAGAACCTAACCGTAAGAAAGTTGGAACTGTCAGTTGGGATCAGATTCGTTTGATCGCAGAAGATAAGATGCCAGACCTCAATGCATTTACAGTAGATAGCGCTATGCGAATGGTAGCTGGTACTGCTAGATCAATGGGTGTGAACGTTAAGGGTGGAAACGCTCCTGCTTAA
- the nusG gene encoding transcription termination/antitermination protein NusG: MSEEKDLMKWYVVRSVSGQENKIKDYIESEIAHHDLGDYLKEILVPTEKVVQIRDGKKYNKERVYFPGYIMVNARLEGEVPHIIKSVNGVIGFLGETKGGEPVPLRRAEVNRMLGKVDELAEQTDNIAIPFKGGETVKVVDGPFNGFNGTIEKVNEEKRKLEVMVKIFGRKTPLELSYMQVEKV; this comes from the coding sequence ATGTCAGAAGAGAAGGATTTGATGAAGTGGTATGTTGTTCGTTCGGTAAGCGGTCAAGAAAATAAGATCAAGGATTATATAGAGTCAGAAATAGCTCATCATGATCTTGGAGATTATTTAAAAGAAATACTTGTTCCTACGGAGAAAGTGGTGCAGATAAGAGATGGTAAGAAATATAATAAGGAACGTGTTTACTTTCCTGGTTATATTATGGTAAATGCCCGATTAGAGGGGGAAGTCCCACACATTATTAAATCTGTTAACGGGGTTATTGGCTTTTTAGGTGAAACTAAAGGCGGAGAACCGGTGCCTTTAAGAAGGGCTGAAGTAAATAGAATGCTAGGTAAAGTGGATGAACTTGCAGAGCAAACTGATAATATTGCTATTCCTTTTAAGGGTGGTGAGACAGTAAAAGTAGTAGACGGTCCGTTTAATGGATTTAATGGTACTATTGAAAAAGTAAATGAAGAAAAGCGTAAGCTAGAAGTTATGGTTAAAATATTTGGCCGTAAAACTCCTTTGGAGCTTAGTTATATGCAAGTAGAAAAAGTATAA
- the secE gene encoding preprotein translocase subunit SecE has translation MSLITYVKESYNELTNHVTWPTWAETQKLTVTVAVFSIIFALIVAGIDYVFSAAIENYFSWIKQN, from the coding sequence ATGAGTTTGATAACATACGTAAAAGAGTCTTATAATGAGTTAACGAATCACGTGACTTGGCCTACATGGGCTGAAACACAAAAGTTAACAGTCACAGTTGCCGTATTCTCCATTATCTTCGCGCTTATTGTAGCTGGTATTGATTATGTTTTCAGTGCTGCTATTGAGAATTATTTTAGTTGGATTAAGCAAAATTAA
- the tuf gene encoding elongation factor Tu, whose protein sequence is MAKETYDRSKPHLNVGTIGHVDHGKTTLTAAITKVLADAGFSKATSFDQIDNAPEEKERGITINSSHVEYQTANRHYAHVDCPGHADYVKNMVTGAAQMDGAILVVAATDGPMPQTREHILLGRQVGIPRIVVFLNKVDMVDDEELLELVDMEVRDLLSFYEYDGDNGPVISGSALGALNGEQKWVDSVLELMAAVDTWIEEPVRDMDKPFLMPIEDVFSITGRGTVATGRIETGVANTGDPVEIIGMGAQKLTSTITGIEMFRQILDRGEAGDNAGILLRGIEKSQISRGMVITKPGSVTPHAKFKAEVYILKKEEGGRHTPFHNNYRPQFYVRTTDVTGNISLPDGVEMVMPGDNLTINVDLIQPIALNLGLRFAIREGGRTVGAGQVTEILD, encoded by the coding sequence TAAAGAAACGTACGATCGTTCGAAACCCCACCTTAATGTAGGAACTATTGGTCACGTTGACCACGGTAAAACTACTCTTACTGCAGCAATTACAAAAGTGCTTGCTGATGCTGGTTTCTCTAAAGCGACAAGTTTTGATCAAATTGACAACGCTCCTGAAGAAAAAGAGCGTGGTATTACTATTAATTCCTCACACGTTGAGTATCAAACTGCCAATAGACACTACGCGCACGTAGATTGTCCTGGTCACGCCGATTATGTTAAGAACATGGTTACTGGTGCTGCCCAAATGGATGGTGCTATTCTTGTCGTTGCCGCTACTGATGGTCCTATGCCACAAACACGTGAGCACATCCTTCTTGGACGTCAGGTAGGTATTCCTCGTATCGTTGTATTCCTTAACAAAGTGGATATGGTAGATGATGAAGAGCTACTTGAATTAGTTGATATGGAAGTGCGTGATCTTTTAAGTTTCTATGAATATGATGGTGACAACGGTCCTGTTATTTCTGGTTCTGCTCTTGGAGCACTTAATGGTGAACAAAAATGGGTTGATTCGGTACTTGAATTGATGGCTGCTGTTGATACTTGGATTGAAGAGCCTGTCCGCGATATGGATAAGCCTTTCTTGATGCCTATAGAAGATGTTTTCTCTATTACAGGTCGTGGTACTGTTGCAACTGGTCGTATTGAGACTGGTGTAGCTAACACTGGAGATCCTGTGGAGATTATCGGTATGGGTGCACAGAAGTTGACTTCTACCATCACAGGTATTGAAATGTTCCGTCAGATCCTTGATAGAGGTGAAGCAGGAGATAACGCAGGTATCTTGTTAAGAGGTATTGAAAAGTCTCAAATTTCACGTGGTATGGTAATTACTAAGCCGGGTTCTGTAACTCCTCATGCTAAGTTTAAAGCAGAGGTTTATATCCTTAAAAAAGAAGAAGGTGGACGTCACACTCCATTTCACAATAACTACCGTCCTCAGTTTTATGTACGTACAACTGATGTAACAGGTAACATTTCACTTCCTGATGGAGTTGAGATGGTAATGCCAGGTGATAACTTGACAATTAATGTTGATCTTATCCAGCCTATCGCATTGAACCTAGGTCTTCGTTTTGCTATCCGTGAAGGTGGTAGAACTGTTGGAGCCGGTCAGGTTACTGAGATTTTAGATTAA